GCCTCGCCCTCGATCGGCGCGGGGCGGCTCTGCGCGTGGAACCGCGGGTGGGTCTTGCCCTCCTTCAGGAGCTTCTTCTGGAGCGCGACGACCGCGTCGCCGTGCTCGGCGTGGACGGTCACGAGCGCGCCGAGGCCCTTGGCGGCCTCCATCACCTGGATGAGCTCCGGATCGTCGACGCCGATGGCCCCGCGGTAGGCCATGAAGGTCTTGAACGACGGGATGCCGTGCTCGCGCGTGCAGACGGCCATCTCCTTGAGCGTGTCGTCGCCGAACCAGGTGACGGCCATGTGGAAGGCGTAATCGGAGACCGCCTTCTTCGCCTTCTCGTTCCACATCGCGAGCCCGTCGAGCAGCGCCTGCCCTCGGGCCGGGATCACGAAATCGATGATCGAGGTCGTGCCCCCGGCGACGCCCGCCGCCGTGCCGGTCTCGAAATCATCGGAGCTCTCGGTCCCCATGAACGGCAGCTCCATGTGCACGTGGGCGTCGACCCCGCCGGGGAAGATGAGCTGCCCCGAGGCGTCGATCACGGTGTCCCCCGCGCGCTCCTTCGACAGCCCGGCGCCGACCGCGGCGATCTTCCCGTCCTCGCAGTAGACGTCGCCGACGAACCGGTCGCTCGCTGTGATGATCTCGCCGTTCTTGATCAGGATGCCCATGTTGCTCCTCTGCGGGTGAGCGCCGGGCGGCGGGTCCCCTCCGGGGGGAGGCGCCGCCATGGCGAGGGAAACGCCGGGGGAGAGAGCCGGCCGCGAACAGCGCCCCGGCGCTGCTGGTGTCTTCGCGGTGGACTTCGCATCGCTCGTCGCGCTCGTCGCCTGACCTCTCCGTCCTCCCGCCGCCCCGGGCCCTCAGGGCAGATGTTCCGTGAGCTCGCCGTACGTCTCGGGCCGGCGATCGCGGTAGAACTGCCACGTCCTCCGCACCTCCTCGATCAGGTCGAGGTTCATCTCGGCGACGACGAGCTCGTCCTTGTCCTCGCTCCCCGTCGCGAGGAAGCTGCCCCTCGGGTCGCAGAAGTAGCTCGTCCCGTAGAACTTGCCGATGTTCCACGGCGCCTCGGTGCCGACGCGGTTCGAGGCGGCGATGAAGTAGCCGTTGGCCACGGCGTGCGCGGGCTGCTCGAGCTTCCAGAGGTACTGGGAGAGCCCGGCGACCGTCGCCGAGGGGTTCCACACGATCTCGGCGCCGTTCAGGCCGAGCAGCCGCGCCCCCTCCGGGAAGTGGCGATCATAGCAGATATAAACGCCGATCCGCGCATACCGCGTCTGGAACGTGGGATACCCGAGGTTCCCCGGCTTGAAGAAGAACTTCTCCCAGAACCCGTTCGTGTGCGGGATGTGCGTCTTCCGGTACTTGCCGAGGTACGTGCCGTCGGCGTCGACCACGGCGGCCGTGTTGTAGTAGACGCCCGCCATCTCCCGCTCGTAGATCGGGATGATCATCACCATCTTGTACTTCTTGGCATACGCCGCGAGCCGCTCGACCGTCGGGCCGGGGACGGGCTCGGCCACATCGCACCATTTCGCGTCCTGCGAAGGACAGAAGTAAGGTGTGTTGAAGACCTCCTGCAAACAGAGGATCTGCACACCCCTCTTCCCCGCCTCGTCGATGAACGGCAGGTGCTTCTCGAACATCGCGTCCCGGATGGCCATGACGGAGGCGCCGTCGTCGCCGATCGGGGTGGAGCACTGGATCAGCCCGCCAAGTACATTCCTTGCCATCAGAACCACCTCGTGATGACGATCTTGCGCTCCGTGTAGAAGTCGATGGCCGTCGGGCCGTGCGCCTTCAGATCGCCGAAGAAGCTGCCCTTCTGGCCGCCGAAGGGGAAGAAGGCCATGGGCGCCGCGACGCCGATGTTCACGCCGACCATCCCGGCGCCCACGCGGTGCTGGAACTCGCGCGCCGCGCGGCCGCTCGACGTGTAGATCGACGCCGCATTGCCGTACTCGCTCCGGTTCGCGATCGCGATCGCCTCGTCGAGGTCGCTCGCGCGCATCAGGCACGCGACCGGCCCGAAGATCTCCTCGGTCGCGATCACCATCCCTGGCCGCACGTCGTCGAAGACCGTGGGCCCTACCCAGTTGCCGTCCGGATACCCCTCGACCCTGGCGTCCCGGCCGTCGAGGAGGAGCGTCGCCCCCTCCGCCACGCCCTGGTTGATGTACGAGAGCACCCGGTCCCTGTGCGCCGCCGAGATCACCGGGCCCATGGTCACGCCCGGCTTCGACCCGTCGCCCAGCACGATCCCCTTCGCGTGGCGCACGAGCCCGTCGCGCACGGCCTCGTAGGTGTCGCCGACGCACACGACGACGCTGCCGGCCAGGCATCGCTGGCCGGAGCAGCCGTAGATGGACTCGGCCACGTTGGCGACCGTCATCTGCCGCTCGGCGTCCGGCATCACGACGAGGAAGTTCTTCGCCCCGCCGAGCGCCTGGACCCGCTTGCCCGCCTCCGCGGCGCTCTTGTACACGTGGCGCGCGACCGCCGACGAGCCGACGAACGACACGCCCGCGATGTCCCTGTGCGCGCAGAAGGCGTTCACGACGTCGCGGCCGCCGTGGACCAGGTTCACCACCCCGGGCGGCAGCCCGGCCTGCTCGATCAGCTCGAAGATGCGCTGCTGCGAGAGCGGGACCTGCTCCGACGGCTTGAGCACGAACGTGTTCCCCGTCGCGATCGCGTACGGCAAGAACCAGAGCGGCACCATCGGGGGGAAATTGAACGGCGTGATCGCCGCGAAGACGCCGAGCGGCTGGCGGATCGTGTGGCAGTCGATCCGGGACGCCACGTCCTCGAGGCCCTGCCCCATCAGGAGGGCCGGGATGCCGGCCGCGTGCTCGACGTTCTCGATGCCGCGACCGAAATCGTTCCGGGCCTCGGACAGCGTCTTGCCGTGCTCGGAGGTGCAGATCGCCGCGATCTCGTCGCGATGGGCGTCGAAGATCTCGCGCAGCTTGAAGAGGTAGCGCGCCCGCTGCACCGGCGGCGTCGCGCTCCAGCCGGGGAACGCCGCCTGCGCGGCCTTCACCGCCGCGTCGACGTCGGCCGCCGTCGAGAGGGGGACCTCCGCAAGAGATTCCCCGGTCGCCGGGTTCTTCACCTCGAGGCGCGTCGTCCCCGAAGCTCGAGACCAGGCTCCGCCGACGAAGTTTTCCAGCACACGCATCGTGAAAAACCTTTCCCCCCGGCGAGGTCGTCACTCGGCAGCCCCGACCAACAGGCCGGGCGCCGCCCCTGGCTGCTGGGCATCACAGCCCACCGATCGAGCGCTACATGCGGTGGGGGCCATCCGTCAAGCCTCGCTGCGAAGCGGCGCGCGCCGCACCCGCCTGCGGAAGATCCCCAGCGCACATCCCGTAGTATAGACCACAGAGCGGCTGGCGGCCCACCGTGCAACTGCCCAGCAGGACGTCATGAAATACTTTGGAAATAACTCGGGTATGCCCTGGGTGGGCCGCGTGAACGACGCGAACGACGCAAACGAGAGGACCATGCCGCTCGAGCGACTCCATCCGCCACGGCGCCCCACGCCGAGCCGGCCCGGCGCGGCACCGCCTTGGCCGCGCACGGCGCGTCGCGCGCGGCCAAGGCGTCACGCGCGGCCAGGGAGGAGTCGCGCCGAAGCACCGCGCGGCACCTCGACCGGAGCACCGCATCGAAAGTCGCTCGTGGTCGTTGCCCCGTCGATCGAACCGTCCTAGGTGCACCCCATGGACCTCGCGGATCCTTGCCCGGTGGCCAGGCGCACGACTATCCCAGGGGATGGCTGTGCGCGCTGGCGGCTCGGCGGTGCGCAGACGTAAGATCGGTGCGCGCTCGGTGAGACGATGACCAGACCCAGCATGCTGTTCGACACGACGGAGCACGTGCTCATCGCCGTCCACGGCAGGGAACCGCCGAGCGACGAGGAATGGGAATCGTATATGGTGGCGGCGGGCAGCCTGCCGCCCACCTGCACGAAGACTCTCGTGGTGACCGCCGGAGGGGGACCCAACGCGAAGCAGCGGGCGTCCATCAACGACTACGTGAGCAAGACCGCGCTCACCGTGGCGATCTGCACGGACGCGCTCCTCGTCAGGCAGATCGGGACCGCGCTCAGCTGGTTCAACCCGCGGGTCAAGGCGTTCCGGGGCAGCGACGTCGTGGCCGCGCTGCGCTATCTGGAGATCACCGGGCCTGAGGCCGCCTTGGTGCAACACAAGGTCACGAAGATGAGACTCGAGATCGAGGGCCGGCCGTCGCGCGCGCCGCGCTGACCCGGGGGCCGCCGGGGAGATCGGGGCGACGCGCGGGGCGCGGGGGTGGTAGGACAGGGACCGGACCACCGCGATGAACACGACCCGCTGGCAGCAGCTCATCTCCTTGCGAGAAGCGCGAGAAGCGCGAGAGGCGCGAGAGGCCCCGAACGGCGCGTGGCGGCCCCGCTTCTTCCGCCCGGCGCGCGAGGACGACGCGGAGGAGCTCGGCCGCTTGCTCCACGACGACGCCCGGATCGAGATCTTCGACACGATCGACCGGCAGCTCGCCGACCTCGTGAAGACCCGCCACCCCCGGGAGCGCCTCGGTGAGCGGGACATCGCGCGGCTCGTGGGAGAGCGCCTGAACGGCGTCCCTATCGAGGCCTATGGAGTCTGGGTCTACTATCCGTGGTCGCACCGCCTCGTGCACCTGCTCGATGAGGCGGAGTTCGTCGAGCTGCGGACCGACCGGAACAAGCACAAGATCAGCGGTGAGGAGCAGGCCGCGCTCGCCCGCCGGCGCGTGGGCGTCGTCGGCCTCTCCGTGGGGCAGTCCGTGGCGATGACCATCGCGCTCGAGCGGGGCGCCGGCGAGCTGCGCCTCGCGGACTTCGACCACCTCGATCTCTCGAACCTGAACCGGATCCGGACCGGCGCGCACAACCTCGATCTGCCGAAGGTCGTCGCCACGGCGCGCGAGATCGCCGAGCTCGACCCGTTCCTCGACGTGAAGTGCTTCCCCGAGGGGGTCACGGCGGACAATATCGATCGCTTCCTGCTCGACGGGGGCAAGCTCGATGTCCTCGTGGACGAGTGCGACAGCCTCGATATCAAGCTCCTGCTCCGCGCGAACGCGCGCGCCCACCGCATACCGGTCGTGATGGAGACGAGCGACCGGGGGCTCATCGACGTCGAGCGCTTCGATCTGGAGGGCGATCGGCCGATCCTCCATGGGCTCGTCGGCGATCTCACGCCCGAGCGCCTCCGCGGCCTGTCGACCGAGGACAAGGTGCCTTATGTCATGCAGATCATCGGGCAAGACGCGATCTCGCTGCGGCTCCGCGCGTCGCTCATCGAGGTGCAGCAATCGGTGAGCACATGGCCTCAGCTCGGGTCGGCGGTCGTCCACGGCGGGGCGGCCGCCGCGGACACGGCGCGCCGGATCGCCCTCGGCGAGCCGGTGCGGTCGGGCCGGTACTACGTCGACCTGGAGCAGCTCATCGGCGGCCCCGAGGGGGAGCCTGCCGCCGCGGACGCGCCGCGCGCGCCGGGCCCTGCCCTCGCCGCGGCGGCGGGCCCGCTCCCGGCCGCCGAGGCGGGCGCCGTCGAGCTCGACCCGGCGCGGCTCCGGCGGCTCGTCGCGGCGGGCGTCGCGGCGCCCTCGGGCGGCAACTGCCAGCCCTGGCTCTGGGTCCACGAGGGCCGTCGCCTCGGGCTGTTCCACGACCGCGCGCGCTCCGAGTCGCTCGCCGACTTCCAGGGCGCGGGCGGCGTGGTCGCGCTCGGCGCGGCCGCCGAGAACGTCGTCCTCGCCGCGCACCGCGAGGGGCTCAGCGTGCGCGTCTCGCCGTTCCCGCGCGAGGGCGACGAGGACCTGGCCGCGACGTTCGCGTTCTTCGGCGCGCCGCCGCCCGGCGCCGAGGAGCACCTGATGGATGGCCTCGCGGACGCCATCGGGATCCGGCACACGAACCGGCGCCCCGGCCAGCGGGCGCCGCTCGCGGAGGAGCACCGCGCCGCCCTCCGCGCCGCGGTCGAGTCCGTGCCCGGGGCGCGCCTCGAGCTGCTCGAGGCGCCGGCGGAGCTCGACGAGATCGGCGCCCTCATCGGCGCCGGGGATCGGCTCCGGATGCTCGCGAGGCAGACCCACGCCGACATGATGAGGGAGGTCCGCTGGACCGAGGCGGAGGCCGAGGCGCGCCGGGACGGGCTGTTCGTCGGCACGCTCGAGCTCTCGCCGACCGATCTCGCGGGGTTCAAGATCTGCCGGGATTACCGCGCCCTGGAGCTCGTGCGGCGCTGGGGCGGCGGCCGGGGGCTGGAGAGGATGGCGCAGAAGGCGATCCGCTGCGCGACGGCCGTCGGGCTGATCACCCTGCCGCGCGCCCGGCCCACCGACTATTTCCAGGGCGGCAGGGCGGTCGAGCGCGCGTGGCTCACCGCGGCGCAGCTGGGCATCGCGGTCTACCCGATGACGACGCTGCCTTACCTGTTCGCGCGGCTGATCCGGGGCCGCGGCGAGGGGCTCGACGCGGAGACCGCGGAGGCCGCGACCGGGCTCCGGGAGCGTTATCTCCGGCTGTTCGACGTCACCGACGCGACGGCGGAGGTCCTGCTCTTCCGCCTGTCGCTCGCGGGCCCCGTGTCGGCGCGCTCCCTCCGCCGCCCCCTCGACGACGTGCTCGTCGTGCGCTGACCCGGTGGCGCGGGCGGCCCGCGCCGCTCCGCGGCGGCCTGCGCAGAGCCGCGGCGGCCCGCGCGGCGCCGGCCCTCACGGCGTCGGGCGATCGCCGAGGAGCCAGCTGCGCGCGGCCCCCTCGTCCTTGAAGACCCGCACGAGCTGCGCGGTCCCCGCCTCACGGGCGATCCGGCTCGCCTGCAGCGCCGCGAGATCGCTTTGCACGAGCTCGGCGGCCCTGATCACCCCCATCGCGGTCGAGGTCGCCGCGATGTCTCGGAGGAGCTCCGTCGCCTCCTCCGAGGCGATGGAAAAGCCACGGAAGTCCACGAGGACGCGGATCCTCCGGCCGTAGAGCGAGCCAAGGGCCTTCTTGTACTCCGCGGCGTACGCTTGCGCCTCCTCCGTGCGCACGACGCCCTGCAACGTGACCTCGATGAGAGCGTTGATGAGGTCGATCTTGAGCTGGTACATGCCGCCTCACCTGGAGAACCGAGACCAAGAGACCATAGCGTCGCGCCGCCGCCGATCCAGGCCGTTATCGCAGCTTCGGCTCCGTGAGCCGGTAGACGTGCTCCACGAACTCCGGGACGACCTCCCTGGCGACGATCCACAGCCGTCCTTCGCCGAGGTCGAGCAAGCTGGCAGGCCCCTCGTACGTCAGCTTGCCGCGCTCACCGAAGTAGATGAACGACTTCCTGTCATGGGCGCGGAACCAGCCGCACGCCGCGTCGAGCAGCGGGCCCAGCGCGGCGTCTCCGCCGGGGTGCATCGGGAAGATGCGCACCGAGTCGAGGAGGCGGAAGAGGTTCGTGCCGAGCTCGCCGAGCTCGAGGACCGCGACCGCCAGCGGCTCGCCGTGCTGGCGCGCCACGAAGAGCGCGCGCTCCCGCTCCAGGCCCGCGCTGCGCCAGCGCTCGACGCAGGGCCCCATCCCGAGCCTGCCTGGCACGAGATCGAGCGCCTCCGCGTACATGCGCGGCGACGTCGCGCACACGAGGCCGAGCAGCGCCGCCTGCTCCCCGGGGGTCGGCTCGCCGATCTCGATCGGCCCGCCGGCCACGTGCTGCCCGCCCGCCACGTGCGGAGCGCGCGGCGCGGCGCGCGCGTCCACCCCCATCAGGCGGAAAGGCAGCGACAGCACGTGGCCCGTCTCCTGGCGCGCGCGGGCGAACTCGAACAGCGATCGCTCGTTCCACGCGACGTGCGCCTCCGCGTAGGCGATGATCCAGCGGCACTCCGGATCGGCCATCGCGTGCTCGAAGCAGCGAGTGAACATGTCGCGGAGCACCTGCCGTGAGCTCAGGTTCGACGCGGACTTTGGCCGCTTCGCGAGCTGATGAATCATCCACGTGCTGTGGTATGGCTTCATGATCGAGAAATTGCCCTCGATCCCGTGCTCGGACAGACACGCCACGTTGTACAGGAGGTGCGGCACCGCCGCGGCCTTCTGCGCCATGGTCAGGAAGCTCGGCTTGATGGCCTCGAAGTGCTCTGGCCGCCGCCCGGAGAGGTTGAAATAGCCGGACGAGTCGAAGAGATCCCAGAGCTCCGCCTGCCACGCGGTCCCCCCGTAGGTCGTCGCGTGCAGGATGCGGGAAACGAGCCTGAGCCAGCGCCGCTCGTCCTCGCGCCGCGCGGCGGTCACGTGCACGCTGCAGAGCTGGGTGTCCGCGCCCTCCACGGCCGACACCGACCGCACCTCGCCCCGCAGGTGGACGACCCCGTCGTCGCCGTCGGGGAGCTCCAGCGAGAGCTTGAGCCTGGGGAGCAGCGGCGGGTGCCCCCTCGTCAGCGCCATCCGCAGGCCCGCGAAGGACACGTCGACCACCTCGGCCTCGATCGGCGGGAGGTGAAGCCACTGGGGGTGCAGGAAGCGCGCGGTGAGGTCGGCCTCGACGCCCCGCTGCTGCAGGCTCTTGCGGAGGCGCTCCACGCGCGCCGGCAGCGCGGAGACGAGCTCGCCCGGGCGCACCTCGTCGGCGCGGACGTTGAAGCGAAAGACGGAGTTCTGCCCGGCGATCTCGACCGCGGCGTCCTCGCTCCAGCCCTTGATGCCGAACCACGTGACCGTCCCGGCCCCCACCTCGCCGAGCATCACGCAGAGGGGCGGCGCGCTCTCGGCGGAGCGGCGGACGACGCCCTTCCTCCGCAGCAGGAAGCCGAGGATGTTGCGCACCCTCCTGGGGTCGTCGATGATCTCGCGCACTTGCCCCGCGTCCGTGGCCGTGGGCCTGAACAGGCTCGCCGCGGCCGCCTTGGCCACGCCCTCATCGACGAGGGCGCGCAGCACGTCGTGGATCTGCCCCGCCGCGCGCGAGGGGGTCGCGTCCTGGAACGACAGCCCGATGAGCGGCCCCCGCAGGCCCATCGACTGGAGCACCAGCACGGCGGAGAGCGGACCGATCTCGACGTCGCGGGCGTACAGGCGCACCCGGACGGCGCTGCCGAAAGGGAACGAGGTCCGATAGTCGGGCTCGATCCAGGCGCCCATCGAGCCGAGCAGGACGACCGGGTAGCTCGGATCCCGCCCCTCGATGCGCAGCCGGACCGCGCCGCCGTCCAGCCAGCACGCCTCCGGCACCCCGATCGCCGGATCGCCCCCGAGGAGCACCCGATCCAGCGGCGCCCCATCCGCGCTGCCGCCGGCGGTCCAGCGCGCGTCCTGCCCGAAGCCGACCTTCGGAATCACGGTCACGCGGTCGCCCCCTCTACCGTGAGGCCACGCGCTCCAGATGAGGAACAGGCAACGATGCTGCTCCGCCGACGTGGCGAGGAAGCACGACGCCGTTCGGCGAGCTCGCCAACACCCCGCAGGAGCTCACCTGGAAGCCGGGAAGGAGGCAGATCCACTTGCGCGTACTTCCATATCCTCTGTACCGGATGTCAACATCCCGCGTCAAGCGCCGCCCGTGCCGCGCGCGCCGACGAGCATCGACGTCGCCGTCGTCAACGTCATCGACGGCGCCACGTCGCCACGTCGCCACGTCGCCACGTACCTTTGCGTTCACCCGTCCGTCGTAATCGCGGTCGCCCCGCGCCCTGAACACGGGAGCAAGATCGCGATGGATCCACGGGAGAGCGGGGCGATGGTCTGGACGTGGCAGGCGGCCACGGCTGTCCGTGCTACAAAGCGCCACCCCGATGCCCGACTTGAGCGCCTTTCTGCACGCCGACGGCTGGATCACGCTGGCGACCCTCAGCGCGCTGGAGATCGTGCTTGGGATCGACAACATCGTCTTCCTCTCCATCATGACGGCGAAGCTGCCGCCGGAGCAACAGCCGCTCGCCCGCCGCATCGGCCTCCTGCTCGCCCTCGGGATGCGGCTGCTCCTCCTGCTCGCGATCTCGTGGGTGATGGGACTCAAGGCCACCCTGTTCAGCCTGCTCGGACAGGACTTCAGCGGGCGTGATCTGATCCTGCTCGGCGGCGGCGTGTTCTTGATTGGCAAGGCGACCCACGAGATGTTCGACAAACTCGAGGTCGACGATCCCAAGGAAGAGCAGCCGAAGGCGAAGGGGTCGTTCGTCTCCGTCATCACGCAGATCGTGCTGCTCGACATCGTCTTTTCGCTCGACTCGGTCATCACCGCCGTCGGCATGGCGCAGCACATCTCGATCATGATGGTGGCCATGTTCATCGCGGTGGGCGTGATGCTCGTCTTCGCCGGGAGCATCGGCGCGTTCATCCAGCGCCACCCGAGCATGAAGATCCTCGCGCTGAGCTTCCTGCTCCTCATCGGCGTGGTGCTGGTGGCCGACGGCATGGGCCAGCACATCAGCAAGGGGTATATCTACTTCGCGATGGCCTTCTCGCTCGGCGTCGAGCTCATCAACATGCACCTCCGGGCGCGCCAGCGGCGCACGAAGATGGGGAGCTCTCCAGACCTCTCGCCGGCGCACGAGCAGGCTCCTCCGGGGAGCTGAGGCCACGCGGGGATCTCCGCGGAAGAGCCGGAGAGGCGGCGGAGACCGGGGCTCTTGGAGCGAGCACCGGGAGAGCCTGTAAACAATTCGCACAGAGGTGGTCTCCGAGGGTAGACGGCGAGAGCGGCCGGTCCCAGAAGTGACACCGGGGTTCTCCACCGAGGTGAGTGTGAGCGACGAGCGAGACGACCAAGGAGACTCAGAGCGGGGAAAGCGGCGGCGCATCGTCGTCGTCGACGACGACGACGCGATCGTCGAGACGCTGGCGGAGGTGCTGCTGGCCGAAGGGTATGAGGTCGAGGGGTACACCGACCCCCTCGAGGCCCTGGAGCGGCTGCGCTCCCAGGCGCCGCCCGACGCCATCGTCATCGACTGCGTGATGCCGTTCCTGGACGGGCCGCGCCTCATCGAGACGCTCGCGGCCGAGGGGAGAGCGGCGCCCGTCGTGCTCGTGACCGCGCTCAGCGATCCCGGCTTCTGCATCGATCCGAACCACCCGGACGCGACGAGGATCATCAACAAGCCGTTCGACCTGGAGCAGCTGCTGGAGACGCTCGACGACCTCACGAGCGCGCCCCCGGTGAGCGCGCCAGAGGCGCGG
The DNA window shown above is from Sorangium aterium and carries:
- a CDS encoding nitrilase-related carbon-nitrogen hydrolase, with the protein product MARNVLGGLIQCSTPIGDDGASVMAIRDAMFEKHLPFIDEAGKRGVQILCLQEVFNTPYFCPSQDAKWCDVAEPVPGPTVERLAAYAKKYKMVMIIPIYEREMAGVYYNTAAVVDADGTYLGKYRKTHIPHTNGFWEKFFFKPGNLGYPTFQTRYARIGVYICYDRHFPEGARLLGLNGAEIVWNPSATVAGLSQYLWKLEQPAHAVANGYFIAASNRVGTEAPWNIGKFYGTSYFCDPRGSFLATGSEDKDELVVAEMNLDLIEEVRRTWQFYRDRRPETYGELTEHLP
- a CDS encoding CoA-acylating methylmalonate-semialdehyde dehydrogenase, whose protein sequence is MRVLENFVGGAWSRASGTTRLEVKNPATGESLAEVPLSTAADVDAAVKAAQAAFPGWSATPPVQRARYLFKLREIFDAHRDEIAAICTSEHGKTLSEARNDFGRGIENVEHAAGIPALLMGQGLEDVASRIDCHTIRQPLGVFAAITPFNFPPMVPLWFLPYAIATGNTFVLKPSEQVPLSQQRIFELIEQAGLPPGVVNLVHGGRDVVNAFCAHRDIAGVSFVGSSAVARHVYKSAAEAGKRVQALGGAKNFLVVMPDAERQMTVANVAESIYGCSGQRCLAGSVVVCVGDTYEAVRDGLVRHAKGIVLGDGSKPGVTMGPVISAAHRDRVLSYINQGVAEGATLLLDGRDARVEGYPDGNWVGPTVFDDVRPGMVIATEEIFGPVACLMRASDLDEAIAIANRSEYGNAASIYTSSGRAAREFQHRVGAGMVGVNIGVAAPMAFFPFGGQKGSFFGDLKAHGPTAIDFYTERKIVITRWF
- a CDS encoding Rv1355c family protein, whose translation is MNTTRWQQLISLREAREAREAREAPNGAWRPRFFRPAREDDAEELGRLLHDDARIEIFDTIDRQLADLVKTRHPRERLGERDIARLVGERLNGVPIEAYGVWVYYPWSHRLVHLLDEAEFVELRTDRNKHKISGEEQAALARRRVGVVGLSVGQSVAMTIALERGAGELRLADFDHLDLSNLNRIRTGAHNLDLPKVVATAREIAELDPFLDVKCFPEGVTADNIDRFLLDGGKLDVLVDECDSLDIKLLLRANARAHRIPVVMETSDRGLIDVERFDLEGDRPILHGLVGDLTPERLRGLSTEDKVPYVMQIIGQDAISLRLRASLIEVQQSVSTWPQLGSAVVHGGAAAADTARRIALGEPVRSGRYYVDLEQLIGGPEGEPAAADAPRAPGPALAAAAGPLPAAEAGAVELDPARLRRLVAAGVAAPSGGNCQPWLWVHEGRRLGLFHDRARSESLADFQGAGGVVALGAAAENVVLAAHREGLSVRVSPFPREGDEDLAATFAFFGAPPPGAEEHLMDGLADAIGIRHTNRRPGQRAPLAEEHRAALRAAVESVPGARLELLEAPAELDEIGALIGAGDRLRMLARQTHADMMREVRWTEAEAEARRDGLFVGTLELSPTDLAGFKICRDYRALELVRRWGGGRGLERMAQKAIRCATAVGLITLPRARPTDYFQGGRAVERAWLTAAQLGIAVYPMTTLPYLFARLIRGRGEGLDAETAEAATGLRERYLRLFDVTDATAEVLLFRLSLAGPVSARSLRRPLDDVLVVR
- a CDS encoding STAS/SEC14 domain-containing protein, producing the protein MYQLKIDLINALIEVTLQGVVRTEEAQAYAAEYKKALGSLYGRRIRVLVDFRGFSIASEEATELLRDIAATSTAMGVIRAAELVQSDLAALQASRIAREAGTAQLVRVFKDEGAARSWLLGDRPTP
- a CDS encoding TerC family protein, with protein sequence MPDLSAFLHADGWITLATLSALEIVLGIDNIVFLSIMTAKLPPEQQPLARRIGLLLALGMRLLLLLAISWVMGLKATLFSLLGQDFSGRDLILLGGGVFLIGKATHEMFDKLEVDDPKEEQPKAKGSFVSVITQIVLLDIVFSLDSVITAVGMAQHISIMMVAMFIAVGVMLVFAGSIGAFIQRHPSMKILALSFLLLIGVVLVADGMGQHISKGYIYFAMAFSLGVELINMHLRARQRRTKMGSSPDLSPAHEQAPPGS
- a CDS encoding response regulator, producing the protein MSDERDDQGDSERGKRRRIVVVDDDDAIVETLAEVLLAEGYEVEGYTDPLEALERLRSQAPPDAIVIDCVMPFLDGPRLIETLAAEGRAAPVVLVTALSDPGFCIDPNHPDATRIINKPFDLEQLLETLDDLTSAPPVSAPEARRRSRTASTQRT